A genomic region of Chryseobacterium sp. KACC 21268 contains the following coding sequences:
- a CDS encoding DKNYY domain-containing protein, producing MKKLSDRPLNDFNEDDPETYFWTDGKKVFHQKSLLRGANPETFLFDGIFAKDDSKCFCGESWLKDAEVETFKTLNFTYAIDKNNVYTITGKVNNADIETFKVLDDGNGLLGYNKIGIPEYTFNSYAKDKNNVYYHNYDGKPKIIKNADVNTFISLYDGYFAKDKNHIYGNGKIIKNADVKSWDSISKISNSYYSKDCKRIFYGFWEIKADYETFQLEIQKNAKSVTYQLARDKDNFYRNGEIITKEEFEKYSRKTN from the coding sequence ATGAAAAAATTATCAGACAGACCATTAAACGATTTTAACGAAGATGACCCTGAAACATATTTTTGGACTGATGGAAAAAAAGTGTTTCATCAAAAAAGTTTGCTAAGAGGAGCAAATCCTGAGACCTTTTTATTCGATGGAATTTTTGCAAAAGACGACAGTAAATGTTTTTGTGGGGAAAGTTGGTTAAAAGATGCAGAGGTTGAAACATTCAAAACATTAAACTTCACTTACGCCATTGATAAAAACAATGTTTACACTATTACAGGCAAAGTGAATAATGCCGACATTGAAACATTTAAAGTTTTAGATGATGGTAACGGTTTACTGGGATATAATAAGATTGGAATTCCAGAATATACATTTAATAGTTATGCAAAGGATAAAAACAATGTTTATTATCACAATTATGACGGAAAACCAAAAATTATAAAGAATGCTGATGTAAATACTTTTATTTCTCTATACGATGGATATTTTGCAAAAGACAAAAATCACATATACGGAAACGGCAAAATAATAAAAAATGCTGATGTAAAAAGTTGGGATAGTATATCTAAAATCTCAAACTCTTATTACTCTAAAGACTGTAAAAGAATATTTTATGGTTTTTGGGAAATAAAGGCAGACTATGAAACTTTTCAACTCGAAATTCAGAAAAATGCAAAATCTGTAACTTATCAACTTGCAAGAGACAAAGACAATTTTTATAGAAATGGAGAAATCATTACTAAAGAAGAGTTTGAAAAGTATAGTCGGAAAACAAATTAA
- a CDS encoding VOC family protein, whose protein sequence is MEKTNTILRGLATISFFAENLQDATNWYTELLGIEPYYTFPDKENPAYVEFRIGDFEHELGIIDKKYQPKLASGKIGGAVAFWHVDDIRQVLKKLIKMEAKEYEKITEREDGFVTASVIDPFGNILGIMHNPHYLEILKLLNK, encoded by the coding sequence ATGGAAAAAACTAATACTATACTAAGAGGTTTAGCGACCATCAGCTTCTTTGCTGAAAATTTGCAGGATGCAACAAACTGGTACACCGAACTTTTAGGCATCGAACCTTACTACACTTTTCCAGACAAGGAAAATCCTGCTTATGTTGAGTTTCGTATTGGAGATTTCGAGCACGAATTGGGCATCATCGACAAGAAATATCAACCCAAACTTGCTTCGGGCAAAATTGGTGGCGCAGTTGCCTTTTGGCACGTGGACGATATTCGACAGGTTCTTAAAAAATTAATAAAAATGGAGGCGAAAGAATACGAAAAAATCACCGAAAGAGAAGACGGATTTGTTACGGCCTCTGTGATAGACCCGTTTGGTAACATCTTAGGAATTATGCACAATCCCCATTATTTGGAAATTTTAAAATTATTGAACAAATAA
- a CDS encoding zinc-ribbon domain-containing protein: MIIFGTRARTLVPKENKSYDCDYCQTKGSVTFAFIARYFHIFWIPIFPISKKGISQCSHCKQVLYENEMSPRMKQDYANASASAKRPITHYFGLFIIGLIFCTVIYGITTNSINESKYLAEPKVNDVYEIEKNGSYTLYKISEVKGDTLIFKPHNMMAEKYIKLSELQKKHKNDYSDETIKFTKAQINSMKESSKSDFGKIYSIKRE, encoded by the coding sequence ATGATTATTTTTGGAACAAGAGCCAGAACATTGGTACCAAAGGAAAACAAATCCTACGACTGCGATTACTGTCAGACGAAAGGCAGTGTCACATTTGCTTTTATCGCGCGCTATTTTCATATTTTTTGGATTCCGATTTTTCCAATCTCGAAAAAAGGAATCAGCCAATGTAGCCACTGCAAACAAGTGCTGTACGAAAATGAAATGAGCCCAAGGATGAAGCAAGATTACGCCAATGCATCTGCGAGCGCAAAAAGACCGATTACCCACTATTTTGGACTGTTCATTATTGGCTTAATTTTCTGCACCGTCATCTACGGCATTACCACCAACTCTATCAATGAATCCAAATATTTAGCCGAGCCGAAGGTGAATGATGTTTATGAAATCGAGAAAAATGGTTCTTACACACTTTACAAAATTTCGGAGGTAAAAGGTGACACCTTGATTTTCAAACCGCACAATATGATGGCGGAGAAATATATTAAACTTTCCGAATTGCAGAAGAAACATAAAAATGACTATTCCGACGAAACGATAAAATTCACCAAAGCTCAAATAAATTCGATGAAAGAAAGTTCTAAAAGTGATTTTGGAAAGATTTATAGTATTAAACGCGAATAG
- a CDS encoding lipopolysaccharide biosynthesis protein — translation MSVVARQGIKYSIIGYLGFLLGTFSAIFIFPYDMEFYGKLRYILPTAEMIVPIVVFGLSFSNVKFFSKVNADGKHHNMLSLSLLAIFINFAIFIGAYFLLNYLFPSLKESRLWEMKRLILPMVLVLALSSIFNKFLTNYKRIVVPNIFENFVPKIANLGAFCLFFFMGFAEKSAYGFFFMMFVISLLGYGFYTNRLEKIKPDFNLDYFKKDKFYSEIFTYSLFGFLGNIGNYIAIRIDNFMIGEYISFEENGIYSNIFSIISIIVVPQMGLFNISAPIINKVLANGDYDELDRFHKKTSLSLFFLGLVLFCCIVVGFPYLADFMKNGEDLRSAEPVLWILGFAMLFDLATGFNGHIISLSKFYKFNIVVMLILAVLTISLNMIFLTYTDLGILGIAVAYAISLSLFNIIKIVFNYVKFKVFPLGIEMMYALILGFLSINVAILLPDFEHNILNLFYKPSVVLILLFIGNYFLKIYPLDKFLNKDFIKSLFKF, via the coding sequence ATGAGTGTCGTTGCAAGACAAGGTATAAAATATTCCATCATTGGTTATCTCGGTTTTTTGCTGGGAACGTTTTCGGCGATTTTCATTTTTCCGTACGATATGGAGTTTTATGGAAAGCTCCGTTACATTTTGCCAACTGCCGAAATGATAGTTCCAATCGTAGTTTTTGGACTCAGTTTTTCCAACGTCAAATTCTTCAGCAAAGTGAATGCTGATGGGAAACACCACAATATGTTGTCGCTTAGTTTGCTGGCGATTTTCATCAATTTTGCGATTTTTATCGGCGCTTACTTTTTACTCAATTATCTCTTTCCAAGTCTCAAGGAAAGCCGACTTTGGGAAATGAAACGTCTGATTTTGCCAATGGTTTTGGTTTTGGCTTTATCCTCGATTTTCAATAAATTTCTGACCAATTACAAGCGAATAGTAGTTCCCAATATCTTCGAAAACTTTGTTCCGAAGATTGCCAATCTTGGCGCGTTTTGCCTTTTCTTTTTTATGGGATTTGCAGAAAAATCGGCTTATGGATTTTTCTTTATGATGTTCGTGATTTCGCTACTCGGATACGGATTTTACACCAATCGCTTGGAGAAAATCAAACCGGATTTTAATTTGGATTATTTTAAAAAAGACAAGTTTTACAGTGAGATTTTCACTTACAGTTTATTCGGATTTCTTGGGAATATCGGGAATTACATCGCTATCAGAATTGATAATTTTATGATTGGCGAGTACATCAGTTTCGAGGAAAACGGGATTTACAGCAATATTTTTTCAATCATCTCCATTATCGTGGTTCCTCAAATGGGACTTTTCAATATTTCTGCGCCTATCATCAACAAAGTTCTGGCGAACGGCGATTACGACGAGCTGGACAGATTTCATAAGAAAACCTCGCTCAGTCTGTTTTTCTTAGGCTTGGTTTTGTTTTGTTGCATCGTTGTAGGATTTCCTTACCTGGCAGATTTTATGAAGAATGGCGAGGATTTACGAAGTGCTGAGCCAGTTCTTTGGATTTTAGGATTTGCGATGTTGTTTGACTTGGCGACGGGTTTCAACGGTCATATCATTTCGTTGTCGAAGTTTTACAAATTCAATATTGTGGTGATGTTGATTTTGGCGGTTCTTACAATTAGCCTTAATATGATTTTCCTGACTTACACAGACTTGGGAATTCTCGGAATTGCTGTTGCTTACGCGATTTCGTTGTCATTGTTTAATATCATCAAAATCGTTTTCAACTACGTTAAGTTCAAAGTTTTTCCATTGGGAATCGAGATGATGTACGCTTTGATTTTGGGATTTCTGTCAATCAATGTGGCGATTCTGTTGCCGGATTTTGAACATAATATTTTGAATCTTTTCTACAAACCAAGCGTCGTTTTGATTCTGCTTTTCATTGGAAATTACTTCCTGAAAATCTATCCGTTGGACAAGTTTTTGAACAAGGATTTTATCAAGAGTTTGTTTAAATTTTAA
- a CDS encoding FkbM family methyltransferase, translating to MSVYSKLAENLQYISPIFYKSRFFKKLKGLDAHNLLARKVEPEFLWIKNILAKDAVFMDVGANVGAYLFTLENHLKPENIYAFEPNPQLFKRLGRLFPKVILSSVALSDISTIAEFKIPVINGEKIHTRGTLQTSIKEKNEEKTILQKVEVKPLDDLVFDSAQNDNFKFQKLDFIKIDVEGNEMQTLRGAKRTIEKFKPILMVEMEQRHHDDNLWTLISEIADWGYSVKYLDRESLKLKTLTEEFLNQQNPDNVKNYKDYINNIIFLPSLQEPQADKNLEL from the coding sequence ATGAGCGTTTACAGTAAGCTTGCTGAGAATCTACAATACATTTCGCCAATCTTCTACAAAAGCCGATTTTTCAAAAAACTGAAAGGTCTGGATGCTCATAATCTGTTGGCGAGGAAAGTGGAACCTGAGTTTCTTTGGATTAAAAATATTCTGGCAAAAGATGCTGTTTTTATGGATGTTGGAGCCAATGTCGGCGCCTATCTTTTCACTTTGGAAAACCATTTGAAACCAGAAAATATTTACGCTTTCGAACCCAATCCACAATTGTTCAAAAGATTGGGACGATTATTCCCGAAAGTCATTTTGTCGTCGGTTGCTTTGTCTGATATTTCAACAATCGCCGAATTCAAAATTCCTGTCATCAATGGTGAGAAAATCCATACGAGAGGAACTTTGCAGACTTCCATCAAAGAGAAAAATGAGGAGAAAACGATTCTTCAAAAAGTGGAGGTGAAGCCTTTGGATGACTTGGTCTTCGACTCCGCTCAGAATGACAATTTTAAGTTTCAAAAGCTCGATTTTATCAAAATTGATGTGGAAGGCAATGAGATGCAAACTTTGCGTGGCGCGAAAAGAACGATTGAAAAATTCAAGCCTATTTTGATGGTGGAAATGGAACAACGCCATCACGACGACAATCTATGGACGTTGATTTCCGAAATTGCCGATTGGGGTTATTCCGTCAAATATCTCGACAGAGAATCTCTAAAGTTGAAAACGTTGACAGAAGAATTCCTGAATCAGCAAAATCCTGACAATGTGAAGAATTACAAAGATTACATCAATAACATCATATTTTTACCAAGTCTTCAAGAACCACAGGCTGACAAAAACTTAGAACTTTAA
- a CDS encoding sugar phosphate isomerase/epimerase produces the protein MNRKDFIALSSLGFLGLYACGTSNMMNIRKPLAIQLYTVRDAISENLEKALEKLAKLGFSQVEIYGYDGTFFGKTRTEFLTILKNVGLEIISSHHTTGIVQNTKGTLLNNWEKSVEDLHFIGSKYMVCSYLFEEERTLEHYKKLPELLNQSGEITKKAGIQFAYHNHDFEFEKLDDITVYDFILENTSPDLVKMELDLYWMAKAGLNPLTYFEKYPKRFPLWHVKDLKAGTKDFTEIGNGTIDFKTIFEAREKAGLKHWFVEQDSSDKDMFESLKISTDYIAKNNFFK, from the coding sequence ATGAACCGAAAAGATTTTATCGCCTTGTCTTCGTTGGGATTTTTAGGATTGTATGCTTGTGGAACTTCAAATATGATGAACATTAGAAAACCTTTAGCCATCCAATTGTACACGGTTCGGGATGCGATTTCTGAGAACTTGGAAAAAGCGTTGGAAAAGTTAGCAAAGTTGGGATTTAGTCAAGTCGAAATTTACGGCTACGACGGCACTTTCTTTGGAAAAACCAGAACGGAATTTCTAACGATTCTGAAGAATGTTGGTTTGGAAATCATCAGCTCGCATCACACTACGGGAATTGTTCAGAATACCAAAGGAACTTTGCTCAACAATTGGGAAAAATCTGTCGAAGATTTGCACTTCATCGGTTCCAAATATATGGTTTGTTCTTATCTTTTCGAGGAAGAAAGGACTTTGGAACATTACAAAAAACTGCCCGAATTGCTCAATCAATCTGGCGAAATAACCAAGAAAGCAGGAATCCAATTTGCGTATCACAACCACGATTTTGAATTTGAAAAGTTAGATGATATAACTGTTTATGATTTCATTTTAGAAAATACGTCTCCCGATTTGGTCAAAATGGAACTCGACCTTTATTGGATGGCGAAAGCGGGATTGAATCCGCTTACATATTTTGAAAAATATCCCAAAAGATTTCCACTGTGGCACGTGAAGGATTTGAAAGCTGGAACCAAAGATTTTACGGAAATAGGAAACGGAACGATTGACTTCAAAACTATTTTTGAAGCGAGAGAAAAAGCTGGACTGAAACATTGGTTTGTAGAACAGGATTCCAGCGATAAGGATATGTTCGAAAGCTTGAAAATCAGTACAGATTACATCGCAAAAAATAATTTTTTCAAATAA
- a CDS encoding glutathione peroxidase, with product MKYLLIIMFSLFGFSKNKAQAKSIHSFKVEALDGSTIDFSKFKGKKILVVNTASECGFTPQYKDLQKLADTYKNKLVVVGFPANNFGGQEPGSNKEIATFCQRNYGVDFPMASKISVKGDDIAPIYKFLTDKKENGVKNTKILWNFTKILLDEKGNVIDSFISTTNPTSESITKYLK from the coding sequence ATGAAATACCTACTTATAATTATGTTTTCACTTTTCGGATTTTCAAAAAACAAAGCGCAGGCAAAATCGATTCACAGTTTCAAAGTAGAAGCCTTGGATGGCTCTACGATTGACTTTTCTAAGTTCAAAGGCAAAAAAATATTGGTTGTGAATACGGCCTCGGAATGTGGTTTTACACCGCAATACAAAGATTTGCAAAAATTGGCGGACACTTATAAAAATAAATTGGTGGTCGTAGGTTTTCCAGCGAACAATTTTGGAGGACAAGAACCTGGCTCTAACAAAGAAATTGCAACATTCTGCCAAAGAAACTATGGTGTGGATTTCCCGATGGCTTCTAAGATTTCTGTAAAAGGTGACGACATCGCGCCCATCTACAAATTCTTGACAGACAAGAAAGAAAACGGTGTGAAAAACACAAAAATCCTTTGGAACTTCACCAAGATTTTGCTTGATGAAAAAGGAAATGTGATTGACAGTTTCATCAGCACCACCAACCCAACGAGCGAAAGCATCACGAAATATTTGAAATAG
- a CDS encoding PepSY-like domain-containing protein produces MKSNKLSLVLLFSGAMLFQAVEKKEVSLNLEVNSTNISVPFQQMPANIKSFLAKYYPKATVAKYESKNTLVGRKYEVKLNNGAEIDFDKNGNWEEISDKQGVPTALIPVKIKAYVDKKYRGAKVEAIDKEKNKIKVDLNNDIDLEFDKNGNFLRID; encoded by the coding sequence ATGAAATCAAATAAACTAAGTTTAGTCCTGTTGTTCTCTGGAGCAATGCTTTTTCAAGCCGTTGAGAAGAAAGAAGTTTCTTTAAATTTGGAAGTAAATTCAACCAATATTTCTGTGCCTTTCCAGCAAATGCCAGCAAATATCAAAAGCTTTTTGGCGAAATATTATCCAAAAGCGACAGTTGCAAAATACGAATCCAAGAACACGCTTGTCGGTAGAAAGTACGAAGTAAAGCTGAACAACGGGGCAGAAATCGACTTCGATAAAAATGGCAATTGGGAAGAAATCAGCGATAAACAAGGCGTTCCGACGGCTTTGATTCCTGTAAAAATAAAAGCTTATGTTGATAAAAAATACAGAGGCGCCAAAGTAGAGGCCATTGACAAAGAGAAAAATAAAATCAAAGTTGATTTAAATAATGACATCGACTTGGAATTCGACAAAAATGGAAATTTTTTGAGAATTGATTAA
- the gcvT gene encoding glycine cleavage system aminomethyltransferase GcvT, whose translation MKKTALFDKHVSLGAKIVPFAGFEMPVQYAGINEEHFAVREKAGMFDVSHMGQFFIEGPSAKDLLQFVTSNNVDALENGKAQYSCLPNETGGIVDDLIVYKMENEKYFVVVNASNIDKDWNHIAQYNEKFGAKMTNASDEMSLIAIQGPKATEILQKLTETDLSSIPYYHFTVGSVAGFSDVIISNTGYTGSGGFEIYFNNDNAEKIWDALTEAGQDFGLIPCGLASRDTLRLEKGFCLYGNDINDTTSPLEAGLGWITKFDKDFVNKAFLENQKAEGITKKLVGFEMLEKAIPRHDYEVVDAEGKIIGKVTSGTMSPMKKVGIGLAYVDKPNFKLDSEIFIRIRNKDIPAKVVKLPFV comes from the coding sequence ATGAAAAAGACCGCTTTATTCGATAAACACGTTTCTTTGGGAGCTAAGATTGTTCCTTTTGCAGGTTTCGAAATGCCTGTTCAGTATGCCGGAATCAACGAGGAGCATTTTGCTGTCCGCGAAAAAGCGGGAATGTTCGATGTGTCTCATATGGGACAATTTTTCATCGAAGGTCCGTCTGCGAAAGACCTTTTGCAATTCGTAACTTCCAACAATGTGGATGCGCTTGAGAACGGAAAAGCACAATATTCTTGTTTGCCAAACGAAACTGGCGGAATTGTAGACGATTTGATTGTTTACAAAATGGAAAATGAGAAATATTTCGTCGTCGTAAACGCTTCAAACATCGATAAAGACTGGAACCACATTGCACAGTACAATGAGAAATTCGGGGCAAAGATGACCAATGCTTCAGACGAAATGTCATTGATTGCCATCCAAGGTCCAAAAGCAACTGAGATTCTTCAAAAACTGACCGAGACAGATTTGTCAAGCATTCCATATTATCATTTCACAGTGGGTTCTGTGGCTGGTTTTTCTGATGTCATCATTTCGAATACAGGTTACACGGGAAGTGGTGGTTTTGAGATTTATTTTAATAATGACAACGCAGAAAAAATCTGGGACGCGCTAACTGAAGCTGGACAAGATTTCGGATTGATTCCTTGCGGATTGGCTTCCAGAGACACTTTGAGATTGGAAAAAGGATTTTGTCTTTACGGAAATGACATCAACGATACAACGTCTCCACTTGAAGCGGGATTAGGTTGGATTACGAAATTTGATAAAGATTTTGTGAATAAAGCATTTTTGGAAAATCAAAAAGCTGAAGGAATTACTAAAAAATTAGTAGGTTTCGAAATGTTAGAAAAAGCAATTCCAAGACACGATTATGAAGTGGTGGATGCAGAAGGAAAAATCATCGGAAAAGTAACTTCCGGAACGATGTCACCAATGAAGAAAGTCGGAATAGGATTGGCTTACGTGGACAAACCGAATTTCAAACTCGATTCAGAGATTTTCATCAGAATTAGAAATAAGGACATTCCTGCGAAAGTGGTGAAATTGCCTTTTGTTTAA
- a CDS encoding zinc ribbon domain-containing protein YjdM: protein MSDTILCPKCQSEFTYEQDNLQVCSQCFYEWDPAEVSTEGKIFDSLGKELQNGDSVIVIKDLPVKGAPKDIKAGTKVKNIRLRPESDHNIDCKIDGFGSMALKSEFVRKA from the coding sequence ATGAGCGACACGATTCTTTGCCCGAAATGCCAATCCGAATTCACCTACGAACAAGATAATCTGCAGGTCTGTTCCCAATGTTTCTACGAATGGGACCCGGCAGAAGTATCTACGGAAGGGAAAATTTTCGATTCTCTTGGTAAGGAATTGCAAAATGGAGATTCTGTGATTGTCATCAAAGACCTTCCTGTAAAAGGCGCTCCGAAAGATATCAAGGCTGGAACGAAAGTGAAAAATATTAGACTAAGACCAGAAAGTGACCACAATATCGATTGCAAAATTGATGGTTTTGGGTCGATGGCTTTGAAGTCTGAGTTTGTGAGGAAAGCTTAG
- a CDS encoding ABC transporter ATP-binding protein has translation MLLEVKNLYFNYQTDKPLFQNLNLNVDEGQIIALVGESGCGKSTLLSLIYGLIDWQSGDILFEGEKLFGPKGNLVPGESQMKFVAQNYDLMPYGTVYDNVGKFISNINLKEKKAKVEELLDVVGLTEFAKVIPKNLSGGQQQRVAIARVLAVLPKMLLLDEPFSNLDFSRKFELREKLFNYVKEYNLSLIISTHNLEEVLPWADKIVVLQQGRLIQNDSPKETYENPYNDYVARLLGEVNIFTEVEKSQLNLKKTNYFPHQIKIAESGVEATVSDSRFAGSHYRNKLLINDKPIIIYTDEFLEGKVNLKFL, from the coding sequence ATGTTGTTAGAAGTTAAAAACCTGTATTTCAATTATCAGACCGATAAACCATTGTTTCAAAATCTTAATCTAAATGTGGATGAAGGACAAATCATCGCTTTGGTTGGCGAAAGTGGCTGTGGAAAATCGACTTTGTTGAGTTTGATTTATGGTTTGATAGATTGGCAAAGTGGCGACATTTTGTTTGAAGGCGAAAAACTATTCGGACCAAAAGGCAATCTCGTTCCAGGCGAATCTCAAATGAAATTTGTAGCGCAAAACTACGATTTGATGCCGTACGGAACTGTTTATGACAACGTAGGAAAATTCATTTCCAACATCAATCTCAAAGAGAAAAAAGCGAAAGTTGAAGAATTGCTGGATGTTGTTGGTTTGACGGAATTCGCAAAAGTGATTCCAAAGAATCTGAGTGGCGGACAACAGCAAAGAGTTGCGATTGCACGGGTTTTGGCGGTTCTTCCAAAAATGCTTTTGCTCGATGAGCCTTTCAGCAACTTGGATTTTTCCAGAAAATTTGAGTTGAGGGAAAAGCTTTTTAATTATGTCAAAGAATATAATCTCAGTTTGATTATTTCAACACACAATTTGGAAGAAGTTTTACCTTGGGCGGACAAAATCGTGGTTTTGCAACAAGGACGATTAATTCAAAATGATTCGCCGAAAGAAACCTACGAAAATCCTTACAATGATTACGTTGCAAGGCTTCTCGGCGAAGTCAATATTTTCACGGAAGTAGAAAAGTCTCAATTGAATTTAAAGAAAACCAATTACTTCCCACATCAAATCAAAATTGCTGAAAGTGGAGTAGAGGCAACCGTTTCTGACAGCCGTTTCGCCGGTTCTCATTACCGAAACAAGTTATTGATTAATGATAAGCCAATCATTATTTATACAGATGAATTTCTTGAAGGAAAAGTGAATCTTAAATTTTTATAA
- a CDS encoding YceI family protein, with translation MKKTTLISAILLISASVFIISCGKDKPVTSESNEVLTTSDGQVYVVDTLNSKAEWKGFKVVKSDNTSHIGHLKFESGEVTVKDNKLESGQFVIDMNSITNEDLKEAESNGKLLGHLKSADFFDATKFPTASYEITKVSEGLAGSDYNTVLDGNLTLKGITKPFTFNANVKVDKGELMIATEPKDINRDEFGVKFQMPAAEGLIKNEINIQVKIKAIEKK, from the coding sequence ATGAAAAAGACAACTTTAATCTCCGCCATTTTATTGATTTCCGCTTCGGTTTTCATCATTTCTTGTGGAAAAGACAAACCTGTGACCAGCGAAAGCAATGAAGTTTTGACAACATCCGACGGACAAGTTTATGTTGTGGACACGCTAAATAGTAAAGCAGAATGGAAAGGTTTCAAAGTTGTAAAGTCTGACAACACCAGCCACATCGGACATTTGAAATTCGAAAGTGGCGAAGTGACGGTGAAAGATAATAAGTTGGAAAGTGGGCAATTCGTGATTGATATGAACTCCATCACAAACGAAGATTTGAAAGAAGCTGAATCGAATGGAAAACTTCTTGGACATTTGAAAAGTGCAGATTTCTTTGATGCTACAAAATTCCCGACCGCTTCATACGAGATCACCAAAGTGTCGGAAGGACTTGCAGGAAGCGATTACAACACAGTTCTGGACGGAAATCTTACTTTGAAAGGAATCACAAAACCTTTCACTTTCAATGCCAATGTAAAAGTTGACAAAGGCGAATTGATGATCGCTACAGAGCCCAAAGACATCAACAGAGATGAGTTTGGCGTGAAATTCCAAATGCCTGCCGCTGAAGGTCTGATCAAAAATGAGATCAATATCCAAGTTAAAATAAAGGCAATTGAAAAGAAATAA
- the pheS gene encoding phenylalanine--tRNA ligase subunit alpha, protein MLEKIDDLLVEVQNFQSSTKDETEQFRLKFNGKKGIMNDFYDALKQIPNEQKKDFGQKINILRNAVNEKLEELKSSAESKIILEKEDLTRPGFPLELGSRHPINLVKNRIIEIFKSIGFAVADGPEIEDDWHNFTALNLPEYHPARDMQDTFFIEQNPDVLLRTHTSSVQIRYMEENEPPMRILAPGRVFRNEAVSSRSHCIFHQIEGLYIDENVSFADLKQTIQFFTTELFGKSKIRMRPSYFPFTEPSAEVDVYWGLNSETDYRITKGTGWLEIMGCGMVDPAVLKNVNIDPDKFSGYAFGMGIERIVMLLYQMSDIRMFFENDKRMLEQFKSL, encoded by the coding sequence ATGCTAGAGAAAATTGATGACCTATTGGTAGAAGTACAGAATTTCCAGTCTTCCACCAAAGATGAAACAGAACAGTTCCGACTAAAATTCAATGGTAAAAAAGGGATCATGAATGATTTCTATGACGCTTTGAAGCAAATTCCCAATGAGCAGAAGAAAGATTTTGGACAGAAGATCAACATCTTGAGAAACGCTGTGAATGAAAAGCTGGAAGAACTAAAATCTTCTGCAGAAAGCAAGATCATTCTTGAAAAAGAAGACCTTACCAGACCAGGTTTTCCTCTGGAATTAGGTTCTCGTCATCCAATCAATCTGGTTAAAAATAGAATTATCGAAATCTTCAAATCCATTGGTTTTGCTGTTGCAGACGGACCTGAGATAGAGGACGATTGGCACAACTTCACCGCATTGAACCTTCCGGAATATCATCCTGCGAGGGATATGCAGGACACATTTTTCATTGAGCAAAATCCTGATGTTTTACTGAGAACGCACACTTCGTCTGTGCAGATTCGATATATGGAGGAGAACGAACCGCCGATGAGAATTTTGGCGCCAGGAAGGGTTTTCAGAAACGAGGCCGTTTCTTCCCGTTCACACTGTATTTTCCATCAGATCGAAGGACTTTACATTGATGAGAATGTTAGTTTTGCTGACCTTAAGCAAACTATTCAATTCTTTACGACCGAACTTTTTGGAAAGTCGAAAATCAGAATGAGACCTTCATATTTCCCTTTCACAGAGCCAAGTGCGGAAGTTGATGTGTATTGGGGATTGAACTCCGAAACCGACTACCGAATCACAAAGGGAACAGGCTGGTTGGAAATTATGGGTTGCGGAATGGTAGATCCTGCCGTTCTTAAAAACGTGAACATCGACCCAGACAAATTCTCAGGCTATGCTTTCGGAATGGGAATCGAGAGAATCGTAATGCTGCTTTACCAAATGAGCGACATCCGTATGTTCTTTGAAAATGACAAAAGAATGTTGGAACAATTCAAGAGTTTATAA